In Tamandua tetradactyla isolate mTamTet1 chromosome 21, mTamTet1.pri, whole genome shotgun sequence, the genomic window TTTCTAAATAATTTGACTAACAAATTTGTTTTGGAAATATGAAACCATTTTAAGCATTCATAGTAAGGTGCTATAATAAGGCTGAATAGTCTCCCTGATCAGGTTTTTAGAAAATCCTTTTCATGTGGTATTAAAATAATTCGTATTTTAAGTGTAAAAATATATCCCTATCGAAGGTACTTGTTTTTCATTTACATAAATAAAGGATTTCAAACTATGGGATGTAAACAGTTCTTATAttcttcccacttttttttttgacatgttcTTTTTCAGATTGGGGGGagtgttatttgttttttaatttgaacatttattaATACGGTTTCAACCTACTTTCTCTGGTTGCAAACCTAAGTCTTGTTTGATGTTGACACAgtgctaatggaggaaattgtcaaCTTTAAAGCCTAGTATTTATAGACATGCAAAGGAAAATTGGCATTTAAGGTAGTAAGGGTCTTATACTAGGTACAGTGAGAAAGGTGGTATTTTGAGATTTTTTGTAGTCTTTGGAtagatgaaaataaatgtttatttgatagTTTTAATTTTGGTACTTTTGTAAAGAGGGAATTTTTAAGCACAAAAATTCTGAGTAGGGAAAGTGGCTATGCAGTGACAGGCTAGAGAGCAGTAATAGGCCTATAAATCTGACTTTCCCAGTCTCAGGTCCTCTATCGCTCCCTTCCCACTGCTTTTTAGTCACCCAGATTTGATCAGTTCTTCCTTTATAATGTCTCTTCCATTTGTTGACATTATCAGCATCTTAGATTGGGACCTTATTTTATACCTAAACTTCCTAATTCCTAAATGATTTCTCTGTTTCTAGTTCACCCTGTGCAATACCATTTAGAGTCATCCTTCTAAAATTCTTCTTTCACCATGTTGTTCATTGCTTGTAAACCTTTAGTAACTTCTTGCACACAGCATAaagttgacattcctttgcttcCTCTTGAATACCCTCTCATTTATTGACTCTTTCTGTTTGGATTCTTCCCATTCAATATGCTTCTCTATTTACTGTTCTTCACATCTATTCTTTGCCTTTAAATACCAGTTATCATTTTCTAAATGCCCTTCTGtgcttctttatccattcatcaaggAACAATTAAAATCTCTCCAAATAAGACTAACCAGTACCAtgtctctccttcctttttaCTAGTAATGagatctctttttcctttaaactcAGGGTACTAGACATGATAACTAATCATGTAGGGTCTAATGGTAgttcttattttaatgttttatttcttctagaattgtataactttttaatatttgtgccatgccattttccattttgattGTTAATCCTGAGAGAACAGAAAGCTTTAACAATGATCAAATAACAAATCATTTGAATGATTTGTGCACTAAACTATAAGTGCTTATATAGTGTAttctataaatacttgttgattggtttatcatgtaaaaaaataatatagaaataaatgacaaatttCCGTTTACTTTCAATAGTAATGAATGGCtgtatttactttgttttttttttaagaaacataaaatatgcaaaagaattacaTGCTTTATTAACGTGCTATCATCTCTTAAGATGTAAAAACTTATTTAAGAATTGAAAATCACTTTTGTAAAGAGTGCTTTataatttgcttttcccttttAATCCAAAAGGTGGCAATGAGAGCCTTGGGATTTGACGTAAAAAAAGCTGATGTACTGAAGATTCTTAAAGATTATGatagagaagccacagggaaaatcacctttgaagattttaatgaaGTTGGTgtgtattttaaaagtctttgtaatCAGCAGTTAATATcagtattttttacttttgtggaTTATGGAATTTTATTATAGAACATTGCTGTATAATGTGGCTTGTATTCaggtgtgtgtgttttttgtatttttggtgCTCTTTTTActgattttcagagaaaaaatatgatttataGCTTTGCTGTGggatatataattttgttttttgttttgttctaaagATTCTAACCAAGAAACTatcctgtatcttttttttttttttttttacatgggcaggcaccaggaatcgaacccgggtcctctggcatggcagatgagcattcttgcctgcttagccaccgtgacccacccaatccTGTATCTTTTCATGGAAAGATGTCTTTCCAAGTAATAGGTATTTATATTGTGTGAGAAAACTAAAAGGGttatcaaaaattattttctctcagtaaaacagaaaatttagtATCCTGCTGTTTGGAAATTATTCCCAAGACCTTTTTggtatgtgatttttttgttggcaAAGTGGTAGAGGAAACTGGTAGCAATTGGTATCTTTGACTGTATTTAACCCATGGCTTCTGGCTGATGAGTCCTAGTCTGTATGACTGTGATCTCTGCATTAAGTCATGTGGTTAAACTTGGAGGATGGGGAGAAGGTTGTAGTAAGGGATGTTGGCTGagtggaaggagaagaaagtgtTTTAACGCAGCCAAGAAAATGCATTGTGGTTTAATCTGGTTGAACTTCTGTATATTTGATTTTGGTGAATTTTTTATAGTGTATATATCAAGCTTTCTTGGAATAGAGGATTCTGGTAGGCAAGGACTTTGCTATTTTTATGGATATGTTGCCTAAATTATTATgcatacaatatataaatattagatttatttttattaattttataaatgaagttaTACCATTATAGATGGGTTGTGATATGAACATATCAAGTTATTATTAggtgtaatttaaaaaatttgtgagCAAATTCAATTATacaaacatgcatatatatatcacACCCCTTATTTTCAATATCTGGTATGAGGCAgtttggaaaagaaacaaaaagagatggCAAGTAATAGGCATAGAGAAGTAACATtcttaccattattattatttttttaatttgaaagctccaaggagaaggggaggagaggTGAGATAAGGAAGAAACCTAAAAGAGCAGGAAACCAGAGCACAGAAGAATCGAAGCTTATGGTCTAACAGGTTACCGTTTCAAGAGGCAGCTTGTCCTCTTTgggagcatatatatatatattttttccttctaatttgtAGAGTTATATACTATTGGAGAGTGAGACAGCCACCTTTATTCTGCAGCTTTGGAAGCTGTCCTGAGCTTATGATCATAGAGTATTCCATGTTTCAACTTAGATGGTTTATTTATAGGAACAAGGTGCTAGGACATAGTAGAATTGTTGCTGTTAGGGTGGAGCTTTATATAATTCAGATACATTTACATTGTAGTGATTTAGCATGGATTACTTTGGAACCTGATTGCCTGGATTCAGATCCTGGGTTTGCTACTTGCTAGCTGAGTAACTTGGTCATTTtacctctgtgtctctgtgtctcaTTTTCGTCaaccataaaatgggaatagttGTATTGTGTCTTAAGGATCTTCTAAAGAGTAAAAAAGTTAATGATATGTGAAGTTAAATATACTGTTTAAGTGTTTGCTgccattattattactttaaaaagtaattttttttcattttttagaagGCTGGAGATAATCATATGCATTAgtggatataaaaataattttactctgtgtatttatatttttctcatctttcagtTGTAGGCTAGTTAAAGCCATATAtaattgtaattaatatttttatgagatATGTTATTTCATCTTAAGTGCatacaattttttaattgtggttttATTAATAGTCGAGACCAGAGTCCCATGCCACTTCACTCTGTATACAGTCTCCGTCTTTTCCATGTTATTAACAGCAGAGATACTGGGTTCATTTTTAGAGTAAATGACCATGGTTAAACTTCAATTTTGGCTCTTAAAGATGAACATTTTGATGGGCTGAATGCATATTTTAGCTGTCTTAAGTTACCAGTTGAGAATACCAGTTGtcaaagaaaattttttatttttagttgggAAATCAAATAGTCAAGAACtacatattttctccattttctattAAATTTGAATAATATCTAACCACAGATGACTATTTCATGCTTTTGGACAAATAACTTCAAATCAGAGCATTTAAGTCTTTGGTTTTATGCACCATCTATTATTGTCTGAGGATACTTTCCAATGAGTATTACTGGTTGAAGAAGTCTGGCCCTACTTGGGATAAAGAAGTCTGGTACTCAATGGGATTTCTCCCaatgctattaaaaatatatttaatgtaagTTTAGAATCAAAGTAACCTGAAGCTTAGTGAGTAACATAGGTATTTTAGGAATTTTTAAGACCAGGCCGGGTAAATTAGTTCTTTATACttggtcttagtttgccagggctgctataacagcattggcttaaacaatagaaatttctGTCACTGTTCTGGAGGATAGAAGTCCTGAATTAAGGTGTCAGCAAAGCCATGCTTCATTTTAGGAGAGGAGAATCTGTatcatgcctctctcctggcttctgtggaGGTAGTTGGCAATCCATGGCATTCCTTGGTTTATGGCAGCATAACTTAAATCTCGCCTCAGTCATGTGGCAGTCTCTCATCTCTCAGTCTCTCCATCTCGTCTCGTAATGACACTGGCCATATTGACTTAGGATCCCCCCTAATTCAGTTtgtcctcatcttaactaataacatctttaaatatctatttataGTAAGTTCACATTctcaggaccaggggttaggatttgaacatatctttttagaGGACACGGTTCAACCCATAACATACTCTATTTATTTTGGCATACTACTCATTTAATGGCCTTTTTGgaataaatgcattatttttatttagcttattttacaaatatttgctgaacttTTTGATGTTAAGGACTCCAGTGAGGGCAGGAGTATATAAACTACAGCCCTTGGACAAAATCTGGTTGCCCTTTGTATACAGCCATACCCATgcttttttgctgtttttgttcCCTTTTAGGCAAAATTTGTCAATCTTTGTTCTAGAGGAATTGCAAAAGACTTTGCAGAGGGGATTTAAAATTTAGTCCTTTGGGAATATGAATAGGATTTCATCCTGTGGAGAATATTGTAGGAGGAGTAGAGAAAGCATTTCAGCACCAAAAACAGCAGCAATAAAGACTGTTATCAGAAATATAATATGTTTGGGAAACTTCAAGTGAATCCCCTGTGGCTAGAAAAGGGAAATGTCTGGAAAGGTAGGGTTGGGCCATGTAGAGTTTGTATTTTAGTCAGCAGAAGCTCATCAACCATTTTTAAGGAAAGGATTATGATATGTTTTGGAAAGTAAACTGATTATTGAGATGGGTTGGAAAGAAGACAGACTGAAGTCACaagagaacagatttttttttaaatgctgaggaaaatgaattatgaaaagaaaagaatatacatttAAGGGTAAAAATAGGTAGGTAATCTCCTCAGAGAATTATGGATCTTAGTAACTGATTAGGTTTAAAGGATTGAAAAAAATTCAGGGTTTTCAAATATGGGAAATTAGCTGTTATGATATTAATGTTAGTGTAAAGCTGTTCACTTTGGGAACTGTAGGGAAAATACATAACAATAGCTAGCTTGGTGATAGTGGGAGGATTTTGGGTTCCCATATGATGAATTCTGATTAACTGGATAGAAACTTTCAGAAGACAGAAATATAGTGAAgctatatttttagttattacctttaataattttttatttacttttaatatattttttgattttctgtattcatAAGTGATTATTATAATGTATAAAAGATGCAGTTATTTTgatgaaatgcatttttttatattctaattAAATCATTTGAAAATAGAGTTACCTTAATAGAAATTGAGAATTTTGTGAAATGAATTGAACCCGGCTTAATAACTTGCATGTCAGCTGACTTTTCATTGAAGAAAAATGTACTTCTTATAATTAATTCTACTTTGTGGAACAGAAATAGTGTGAAGGCGTGGGGGAGAATCACAATAAAGTTATGTACTGGATAATGTTTTAGCTGTCCAGAATGATGGGAATTTATAGTTCCCAAGAAAAACTGTATTCTTAGCCAGAATATTGATAAAAGATTATATAGACACATAAGTCTGAAATAACTTTAGCACAATTAAACACCAGTGGGATAAGGATTTATGCATCTTGGAGCCCCATCTGTTCCTCAGTTCACCCTGTTGCTTAAGTACATTAATACTTTCAGCAAGCTGCTTCTTTGGTTCACCTGTCATGTAAATTATTTAATTGGTGAAGAAAATTTCTTAACACTTTTTTTCCCTGTCCTGCTTTTTTATTGGGACCCAATTCAAAATAAGTTGAGTATGAGCCACAGTGTTAAGTGTGGTATTTTATTTTGGTGTTATGTCTGTATATATGCCAACTCTTTTTTGACTGAATATTTATgagctttgatttgcatatttatagtaATATACTTCAATTAGCTACTTGGAAGGCTTTTTGGATAACATTAATAGATAAAAAAGACTTTTGAATATATGTGTCGATGATATAACATTAGCTTGAATAGGTGCTTATTTTAAAGCTTATTCCATTTGGTTGAAACAGCTGCAAAGCAACAATAGCTTATTGGGAattgaattgttatttttttctgttgggtTCATTGTGCTAACACTTTCCATCTCCAAATACTTGTAAGTTTCTAATGATTATAAACCTCAACAGGACTAAGTTATTTTTAATGGCATAGTGAAACATAAATGCCTTTCCTTATAGTGCTAGACTCGTGTGTAAAATTACTTGgctattttcagaattttgtcTAGTAGTTAAAAGTTTGTATACCACAGATTTTTGCCTcaattttttgttattgtgtACTGATTTAAGGCTGTGGTATATTGAGAATGTTGTTTGTTTATTACATTATTATatttagtatattaaaatatgCTGTTAATATTCAGGTCTGAAattattcacatttatttttagttaGTTGTTTTAAGATTAATATCTTGCCGAACAAAATGGATATGACTTTCCAGAGCTTTTTTTCACTACAAGATTCAAtccttttaactgctttacatattttggaaAACTGATAGGTTATTCTAACTATGAAGATATCAGtggaatttttaactttttgtctgAGATTGTGCCTGTATCAATGATGTCAGTACATTTTGTTAATTTGTCAGGTTTTTTGTTACTTGTTTTTAAGTTGAATTAACCTGAAGAATCACTGTTAGAATTAGACGTAACCAGCCAATAGCTTTTATCTGTTATCTCTATTTGTTGGTATGCCATCTCTACAACTAAGTTAAAAACTATTAGACTTTAGTGCTTAGTGTTAGTGGAGCCTAGCACAATTCTTAATATTAGTAAACCTTAAATATGGTATAAATATAGTACTTTGCATTTTGTCTTTGTGTGATAGAAATAGTTTTGCTTATTCTTACAGTAAAACAAATTGTTGATAATATAGTGGCTAAACTTTTGAATATGAATTTGATCCTTTTAATTCCAGGTTTATAACTTTGGGGCTTTCGACTCTGATTTGGCATTTTGTTGCCAAACTAAATGTTGACAGATTTTCGCATTAATTCTTATCTGTGGTTTGGTTGATTTTCATAAATGAATATCTTTGTGAttatgcaggtttttttttttttttaactatagtgACAGACTGGATATTGGAAAGAGatccacatgaagaaatattaaaggcaTTTAAACTATTCGATGATGATGATTCAGGTAAAATAAGCTTGAGGAATTTACGACGTGTTGCCCGGGAATTGGGTGAAAACATGAGTGATGAAGAACTTCGGGCCATGATAGATGAATTTGATAAAGATGGTGATGGAGAAAGTAAGTTTTTAGTAAAACATTTTTCAAGTGTTCTTGATGCTACACATATAGTACATTTTTCTAAAACGAAATAAACTTTCAGAACCCCTTGCAAActctcttttttcattcattgttattattgttcttgtattttccttattgcataaatattttaggTATTTAATTTAGACTAAAACAGATCTTCAAAACCAACTATATATATTGTAATATGAGGTTCTTTACTTCAAaaagttacttttcttttctttgaagtgAAACATCAAAATTTCCATGCAGAATTAAATTTTGgtcttttaatatcttttcttATCTTACATGCATTTCTTACATGTTACTAAGTTCTGTTGAATCTGTCATTCAGATGTTTTGaatctgtattatttctttgtttactgCTGCTTTCCTACCTCAGGccctaatttctttccttttttttttttttagttgtgaaatatatatacaaaaaaaaatttcattaagaaaaatagtgatttcagagtacattttaacaagtatttagaacaaatttcatagtattttatcagtgacagttccacaatttcaggtgcttccttctgctctaagacattggagactgaaaaaatcaatttaatgattccgtagtcatactaatttgttaaatcctttctctgttacacctccttcttctcctttgatccttctcccagtctttagggatatggggtgatgaccattctaacttttttatgttgtaaATGGCTGTAGagattatggggtaggggaatgaaactagttgatgttcttggagaggctggcccatctgggtttcagaacttatctgacctaggaaccatctcAGAAACCAtaggtttctgagaaataaacttagtgagtgaaatttTTCTAATGTCTCAAATAGATCCCTGttattctttagggtttgcagaaatactgttggttggggcttggcaggccatggcaattagcaatatgtaGCTAAATCTTGGATAAGAGTAACCTctggaatagcctcttgactctatttgaaatctcttagccactgataccttattttgttacatttctttccctccttttgttcaggtaggcattgtcgatcccatggtaccagggccaggcttatccctgggagtcatgtcccatgttgccagggagacttatacccctggacatcatatcccatgtagtggggagggtaatgattttgcttgtagaattgggcttagagaaagagatgccacatctgagcaacaaaagaggttctctggaagtacctcttaggcataattataagtaggcttactcttctccattacagaaataaatttcataagagcaattCTCAAGGTCAAGGGTTTGTCAGGCCCAAATTTCTTGCTCAGAATATTAtagtagctcatttattgtatccTTGGGTGCCTATGGGTGCCATGTCCAATGTACTAATCAGTGCTATACCAGGGAAAAAGCAGGTGTGGACCCTGCCCTCACAGAGTTTATAGTTTAGCATTAGCCTCCTAATTGCCCTCTTTGCCATTTATCCTATAATCTCTTCCATCTTCAGCCTACTGATAGCGTTCTCTTCCTGAAATACAGAACTGATATAATTTTCCTGTTCAAACACTTAGAACTAACAAGAACTAACAGAAGACAAGAATATGAAAGTATCAGAACACTTTGTTCCTCTAAATACCGTGGGCTGTCGATGAAAGCTCCATACTTCACACCAACAGAGCCACTGGAAAagactttttagaaaaaaagatgacGTTTAAAGTGTACCTAGAAGAGTGCTTAGGTTTTAGTAGTTAGAAACTGGCAATGAGAGCATTCTGGGATTAAGGAACAGTATGAAGAAAGACAATGTGTAAAGAAAGGCACAGTATAAAAAAGTGTCTTCAAGATAGAGTACATCTTGTCAAAGTTGTATACATATGGGAGGTGAAATTGAAAGTATTAAAGTAGAGGAATgtggtagaaatgaaaactacagacatACCTTGGAGATAGTGTGGGTTCAGTTCCAAACCACCCCAATAAAGCGAGTAtcgcaataaagcaagtcacgtGAATAGTTTTCCCAGTGTATATAAGTTATGTTTACATTATACTGTAGTctgttaagtgtgcaatagcattatgtctaaaaaacaatgtacatagcTTAacttaaaaaagattttattgcTACAAAATGCCAACTGTCATTTGAACCTTTGCTGGTGGACAGTCTTGCCTCAATGCTGATGGTTGCTGATCATGGTAGGTGGTGAATGTTGGGGTGGTTGTGGCAATATCTTAAAAATGAGACAACCATGAATGGAGTTTGCTGTATCTACTGATTCTTTCATAAAAGATTTCTCTGTGTATGCAATGCTGTTTGTTAGCATTGtacccacagtagaacttttttcaaaattgaatcagtcctctcaaaccctgctgtTCCTTTATCAACTAAGTGTGCATTCTAAACTTTGTTGACATTCCAACAGTACTCACAGCATCATTGCTAGGAATGGGGAGCCtgaggacagagagagaaatgggggAATGGCCAGTAAGTTCATCTTCTTAAATGGGCATGGTTTGTGGCGCCTCAAAATAATTCAAGTAGCAGCATCAAAGATCACACCATAAAAgatgaattaatgaaaaatttaaaataatgcgAGAATTACAAAAATATGACACAGACACTAAGTGAGCACATGCCATTGGAAGAATAGTGCTGACAGACTTCCTCAATGCAGGGTTGCTACAAGCCttaaatgtgttaaaaaaaaccaaaatgtcccggaagcacaataaaatgaggtttGCCTGTAGATACTTAAGGTAGGGCAGATCATAGAAGGCCTTGAACTTTATTCTATAGGCAGTGAAATATTCCCTTGGAATACTTTAATAAGGAGGTAAGACAGCGACTTGCTAACAGTTCAGGTTTATAGATAGTAATTGATAATTGTGCATTATTGTGCTTTCTCATTGTATTTGTGTGAATATTATATAAacattataaaacttttaaattattcttaCACTAGTCTTTTGAAGGGTATTAatatagttatattttaaaataacaatgactAAAATCTCAGGATATTGAAATGACTTCTTAAACTATTCTAATATTTGGATTTAAAAGAGATCTGTTGCTTTCATATTATTAGAATTTCCAAGTCTTCTCTAGCTGTCAGTATCACCTCAGTCTCTTAAGTTAACTTTAAaggaattctgtttttaaaagtttcctcTTCAGTGGCGTAGAGAATCCTTATATGTCTATTTCATAGGTCTTGAACAGTGGTGTCTGGGTGTGAATCAAgagttacatatatttttttttctatacaggATACCTGCAAATTAGATTTTGATTATTAGCTGCATttgacattaaaagaaaaatacatttaaaaatatatttaatatttgacaTCCCCTCTGAatgtcaaaaaattttaaattaggaaGCCACCCCATAAATTCAGAATTGATGTAAAACATTGCTTAGGAAATATATCCATTTCTTGCATCTCCTGTTAGATTGCTCTGTCTTCTGCTTTTGATTCTCAAGAATTTACACCTCTACTCCATTGCTTGAAGATTTATACCACCACCTTCTTAAAACATTTCTTCTGCCTTCACTGCTTAAATAGTTACTCTATTTAAAACAATCTTCACGTGTTGCTTGAGTATTGTTCTCATTTATTCAAATGACTAACAgctaaaagaacattttttctgtttttccaaatgattgattacaaatggaatataTCTGAGGCATTCTGTTGTTAATTTGCACTAACAGATTGTTAAAATTTGTCTGTTTATTGGGGAATGGGGGGTGGAGGTGAGGACAGGTCTTATAATTTTAGAATAACCCAATCCAGTAGTTGCCAATCTGGCCCATGAATCTCTAAGGTAGAGGACTTTTTAAAGTATTGCATAGGGCCTGGGCATTCATGTATACATCAACTATTGTCTGCTGACCATATGAATAATTGCATATGTACACATATTctggtatttttcatttatg contains:
- the CETN3 gene encoding centrin-3, encoding MSLALRNEFVVDKTKRKKRRELSEEQKQEIKDAFELFDTDKDEAIDYHELKVAMRALGFDVKKADVLKILKDYDREATGKITFEDFNEVVTDWILERDPHEEILKAFKLFDDDDSGKISLRNLRRVARELGENMSDEELRAMIDEFDKDGDGEINQEEFIAIMTGDI